Proteins encoded together in one Halalkaliarchaeum sp. AArc-CO window:
- a CDS encoding type II toxin-antitoxin system VapC family toxin, which yields MADVVVDTSTVVKWYIPEQHHEQARALRDDFLNGKHDLCTPALMPFEAVNALTYSGHYDGERLHEAANSLDNYGIELVSFGSVGPIAEITNTVDITAYDAAYVALAVERDAIAYTADGNLLQDLDGSEYADTVAHIQTY from the coding sequence ATGGCTGACGTCGTCGTCGACACCAGCACTGTTGTCAAGTGGTACATTCCAGAGCAGCATCACGAACAGGCCCGGGCACTTCGTGACGATTTCCTCAACGGCAAACACGACCTGTGCACACCGGCTCTCATGCCCTTCGAGGCGGTCAATGCACTCACTTACAGCGGCCACTACGATGGCGAGCGACTCCACGAGGCCGCAAACTCTCTCGACAACTACGGTATCGAACTCGTCTCGTTCGGGTCAGTCGGCCCCATCGCGGAGATCACGAACACTGTTGACATCACGGCCTACGACGCTGCCTACGTGGCACTCGCCGTCGAACGGGATGCGATAGCCTACACCGCCGATGGAAACCTGTTGCAGGATTTAGACGGGAGCGAGTATGCGGACACGGTTGCCCACATCCAGACCTACTGA
- a CDS encoding NAD-dependent epimerase/dehydratase family protein produces MTRTPTALVIGGTRFIGRHTVTEFREAGYEVYMLNRGTHENPFADADDVTHVTGDRTDRDALRDARDAADPDVVVDCVAYYPADVEAAVEVFADVDGYVYISSGSAYGREEIPKREGETPLCPCSDEQATDGSAETYGNRKAEGDRIVFEAAKRGVNAMSVRPCIVYGPYDYTERLDFWLDRVATYDRVLLPGDGDNVWHRAYVEDVARALRLVAERGDPGEAYNVGDRRLVTLREMVELIADVMDREIEIVAADGRELAAGDLEPDDYVLYREYPHVLDTCKLAALGWESTPLREAMERTVEEHRDSDRDGSEHDPGRDAEERVLGVLETM; encoded by the coding sequence ATGACACGGACACCGACTGCACTCGTCATCGGCGGCACGCGCTTTATCGGCCGCCACACGGTCACGGAGTTCCGCGAGGCCGGCTACGAGGTGTACATGCTCAACCGCGGGACCCACGAGAACCCGTTTGCCGACGCCGATGACGTCACCCACGTCACGGGCGATCGAACCGACCGGGACGCCCTCCGGGACGCCAGGGACGCCGCCGACCCGGACGTCGTCGTCGACTGCGTCGCCTACTACCCCGCCGACGTCGAGGCGGCCGTCGAGGTCTTCGCGGACGTGGACGGCTACGTCTACATCTCCTCGGGCTCCGCCTACGGACGCGAAGAGATCCCGAAACGCGAGGGCGAGACGCCGCTGTGTCCCTGCAGCGACGAACAGGCCACCGACGGGTCGGCCGAGACGTACGGCAACCGAAAGGCCGAGGGCGACCGGATCGTCTTCGAGGCCGCAAAGCGGGGGGTCAACGCGATGTCGGTCCGGCCCTGTATCGTCTACGGCCCGTACGACTACACCGAACGGCTCGACTTCTGGCTCGACCGCGTGGCGACCTACGACCGGGTGTTGCTCCCGGGCGACGGCGACAACGTCTGGCACCGGGCCTACGTCGAGGACGTCGCCCGCGCGCTCCGACTCGTCGCCGAACGTGGCGACCCCGGCGAGGCGTACAACGTCGGCGACCGCCGGCTGGTCACCCTCCGGGAGATGGTCGAGCTGATCGCCGACGTCATGGACCGGGAGATCGAGATCGTCGCCGCCGACGGCCGCGAACTCGCCGCCGGCGACCTCGAGCCCGACGACTACGTGCTCTACCGGGAGTACCCCCACGTGCTCGACACCTGCAAGCTGGCGGCCCTGGGCTGGGAGTCGACGCCGCTCCGGGAGGCGATGGAACGCACCGTCGAAGAGCACCGCGACTCCGACCGGGACGGCAGCGAACACGACCCCGGACGCGATGCCGAAGAGCGCGTGCTAGGCGTGCTGGAGACGATGTGA
- a CDS encoding ArsR family transcriptional regulator, translating into MSETDTGAADAGPFAEQQRLFKLLSQDTRHLIIQELLGHPAHLMSLAELEYMTGKSQAAIKDQLETLIDAGLLARYTYDPSEGKRDLPSQFYGFTERGIEVLHDYKYLRGLPVARALYENTRKTEKIERHESAPRPKLPDAVADALEFDEPDLDAVDGATPR; encoded by the coding sequence ATGAGCGAAACCGACACTGGCGCGGCCGATGCAGGGCCGTTCGCGGAACAGCAGCGGCTGTTCAAGCTGCTGTCCCAGGATACGCGTCATCTCATCATCCAGGAGCTGCTGGGCCACCCCGCCCATCTGATGTCGCTCGCCGAACTCGAGTATATGACGGGGAAGAGTCAGGCGGCCATCAAAGACCAGTTGGAGACGCTGATCGACGCCGGACTCCTCGCACGCTACACGTACGACCCAAGTGAGGGGAAACGTGATCTCCCCTCCCAGTTCTACGGATTCACGGAGCGGGGCATCGAGGTCCTCCACGACTACAAGTATCTCCGTGGACTTCCGGTCGCACGCGCTCTCTACGAAAACACGCGCAAAACTGAAAAAATCGAGCGCCACGAATCGGCACCCCGTCCGAAGCTTCCGGATGCCGTCGCGGACGCACTCGAGTTCGACGAGCCCGATCTCGACGCTGTCGATGGTGCTACACCCCGATAG
- a CDS encoding DUF6516 family protein, translating into MASLTEDDLDGVSEGRKYPDGTVIRVFCMRTDRDAYPSGWAYKLHYGATEPDPPRTLDDGTIRRYDNSHEDTNGHELHVAPDPDPDTITFPGMVELWERFWNEIPKSEFEVE; encoded by the coding sequence ATGGCTTCGCTGACCGAGGACGACCTCGATGGCGTGAGCGAAGGGAGGAAGTACCCCGACGGAACTGTCATACGCGTGTTCTGTATGCGGACGGACCGTGACGCGTACCCGTCTGGATGGGCCTACAAGCTCCACTACGGCGCGACGGAGCCGGACCCACCTCGCACGCTCGACGATGGGACGATTCGTCGCTATGACAATTCGCACGAAGACACCAACGGGCACGAACTGCACGTCGCACCGGATCCCGACCCGGACACCATCACGTTTCCCGGGATGGTCGAACTCTGGGAACGGTTCTGGAACGAGATCCCGAAATCCGAGTTCGAGGTCGAGTGA
- a CDS encoding transposase, translated as MEVVRNIQLKLDVPEDAPSVLDETFEQFRQAAQHVADAGWSDDPTQIEDTKNTLHDQSYADVREQTSLQASLVQSARNLAADALGNCKDRILDDGKKASKPEFRGSVVVYNGRTITYNEDHVTLATVDDRVTAEFVKPEGNGGTPFAEYWTGDWERKEATLHKRDGTYYLHVAVEKEVEPADSGDDSTENGVVLGVDLNVDGYLAVTSTGAFLGNADCLNHKRDEYERRRGNLQQAGTRSAHLTIKSIGSRFARWSVDYLHRVSKAIVQEAIENDCTAIAFENLKHIRERISNASKFQQWAFRELQRHVEYKAEEHGIEVDTVQPAYTSQRCSHGECGFTHEDNRDGDEFGCLKCGKELHADYNAARNIGWRLVQHWLKSGAGRATSQLALKSGTLNANGDYTPSALRG; from the coding sequence ATGGAGGTCGTCCGTAACATTCAGCTAAAGCTCGACGTTCCCGAGGACGCTCCCAGCGTTCTCGATGAGACGTTCGAGCAATTCCGCCAAGCGGCCCAACACGTCGCTGATGCTGGGTGGAGTGACGATCCCACGCAGATCGAGGACACCAAAAACACGCTCCACGACCAATCCTACGCGGACGTTCGGGAACAGACCAGTCTGCAAGCCAGTCTCGTCCAATCCGCCCGCAACCTCGCCGCCGACGCACTCGGCAACTGCAAAGACCGCATCCTCGACGACGGCAAGAAGGCAAGCAAGCCCGAGTTCCGAGGAAGCGTCGTCGTGTACAATGGGCGCACCATCACCTATAACGAGGACCACGTCACCCTCGCCACGGTTGACGACCGTGTGACAGCCGAGTTCGTCAAGCCCGAAGGCAACGGGGGAACACCGTTTGCGGAGTATTGGACGGGCGACTGGGAACGCAAGGAAGCCACGCTCCACAAGCGTGACGGGACGTATTACCTCCACGTCGCAGTCGAGAAAGAAGTGGAACCCGCTGATTCTGGCGACGATTCGACCGAGAACGGAGTGGTTCTCGGCGTCGATCTGAACGTGGATGGCTACCTCGCCGTCACCTCGACGGGAGCGTTCCTCGGTAATGCAGACTGCCTTAACCACAAGCGCGACGAATACGAGCGTCGGCGCGGCAACCTCCAACAGGCGGGTACTCGCTCTGCCCATCTTACTATCAAGAGCATCGGTAGTCGTTTCGCTCGGTGGAGTGTGGACTATCTCCACCGTGTGTCGAAGGCCATCGTTCAGGAAGCTATTGAGAATGACTGCACGGCGATTGCGTTCGAGAACTTGAAACACATTCGTGAGCGCATCTCGAACGCTTCAAAGTTCCAGCAGTGGGCGTTCCGCGAACTCCAACGCCACGTCGAATACAAGGCCGAAGAGCACGGTATCGAGGTGGACACGGTGCAGCCAGCGTACACGAGTCAGCGGTGCAGTCACGGCGAGTGCGGGTTCACGCACGAGGACAACCGTGATGGTGACGAGTTCGGGTGCTTGAAGTGCGGGAAGGAACTGCACGCCGACTACAACGCCGCTCGGAACATCGGGTGGCGTCTTGTCCAGCACTGGCTCAAGTCTGGTGCTGGACGGGCCACCAGTCAACTGGCCCTGAAGTCAGGGACGCTGAACGCGAACGGCGATTATACGCCTTCCGCTTTGCGCGGATAG
- a CDS encoding BGTF surface domain-containing protein, producing MFLAAIMVVSMLAIGGAGLAGTAAATNDATFDDDDYDRSIEEGSTVYQGQLALVNVTNDLNQPAYDELDDDEVELRRYDDGDVGTLVSTPSLERNDDGDAIVILDTTNRDTDRYVLTTNSTGDEIGADDLTFEVVIQDLGVEFDEDTVDNAGDTEVEFEIESDIRNSYVVEVTADGLDYEDLEDIFTGADDATWENEIDLPNRSVVHDDRGNSSYYALDDDDDIIYLFDAEGVHDLDFDGIDDDEYDFEVEVFDTTGADSDEIEVADVDDGELDLDEQIITEEQGDVANITVTFEGAAESGWIVIGDEDDVGYQANISVEAEGEDEVSILFNTYAAGSEDNGTVVQNADDDSDAEVTFDSANDQTLIADILDTGDYDISVSSEATNASETIDDPQTLGTLVIEDRETVDQTIWTASESVASDLEDVEDIEDAIDGENVTMADTIAEGDSVIHEIEASGLSGLLDSTGEDDLVDALGALTINDKGIDEDASLNVRVRQTEGTTAANEPRTVLDVLDANTEVIEDEDNDVLYLIYDLDQTDAEDGDEYDARFRVQDERLLDPDEDDLEELTTSEVRSQYYQAVFASFGVEEREFEFDQDPYNVTADEGQLIEGTSNVAPGTEVNIRVRSASGTSPSFIKTNEDVRVNSDATWATEFDFSDQDVGDEYTITVRQSGLATNPSVDGTVVEEDVDPAFFEVSDLDAPAEIDVGDEVTVSATITNTGEEEATQEVEWQLEGDVVASEEVTLDADEDTTVEFSATPDLDAGDYDHGVYTDDDSQTATLTVVDDEPTPTPTEEPTPTPTEEPDDPTPTPTEEPTPTEEEETPGFGAIAALIALIAAGLLAYRRR from the coding sequence GTGTTCCTGGCAGCGATTATGGTCGTCTCCATGCTCGCCATCGGTGGCGCCGGTCTTGCCGGTACCGCCGCGGCGACCAATGATGCGACCTTCGACGACGATGATTACGATAGATCGATTGAGGAAGGATCGACCGTTTACCAGGGACAGTTAGCGCTGGTAAACGTAACGAATGACTTGAACCAGCCCGCCTATGATGAGCTTGATGACGACGAGGTTGAACTCCGTCGATACGATGACGGAGATGTTGGAACACTGGTTTCAACCCCGAGCCTTGAGCGGAACGATGATGGGGACGCTATCGTCATTCTCGATACGACGAATCGAGATACTGATCGGTACGTCCTGACTACAAACAGCACCGGCGACGAGATTGGTGCTGACGATCTCACGTTCGAGGTCGTTATCCAGGACCTTGGCGTTGAGTTCGATGAAGATACCGTCGACAACGCTGGTGACACTGAGGTCGAATTCGAAATTGAATCCGACATCCGCAACAGCTACGTTGTGGAAGTCACCGCTGATGGTCTTGACTACGAGGACCTTGAAGACATCTTCACTGGAGCTGACGACGCAACTTGGGAGAACGAAATAGATCTCCCTAACCGGAGTGTCGTTCACGATGACCGCGGCAATTCCAGTTATTATGCCCTCGACGATGATGACGACATCATCTACCTGTTCGATGCTGAGGGCGTCCACGACCTCGACTTCGACGGCATTGATGACGACGAATATGACTTCGAGGTAGAGGTCTTCGACACGACTGGTGCCGACTCCGACGAGATCGAAGTCGCTGATGTCGACGACGGTGAACTTGACCTCGACGAGCAGATCATCACTGAAGAGCAGGGTGACGTCGCAAACATCACGGTGACCTTCGAAGGTGCTGCAGAGAGCGGTTGGATCGTCATCGGTGACGAGGACGACGTTGGCTACCAGGCGAACATTTCGGTTGAAGCCGAAGGTGAAGACGAGGTCTCTATCCTCTTCAACACTTACGCAGCCGGTAGCGAAGACAACGGCACTGTCGTTCAGAACGCAGATGACGACTCCGATGCAGAGGTCACTTTCGACTCTGCTAACGACCAGACGCTGATCGCCGACATCCTTGACACGGGTGACTATGACATCTCTGTGTCCTCAGAGGCAACGAACGCTTCCGAGACTATCGATGATCCGCAGACTCTCGGAACGCTCGTGATTGAGGACCGTGAGACTGTTGATCAGACTATCTGGACTGCCTCCGAAAGCGTTGCCAGCGATCTTGAAGACGTTGAAGACATCGAAGACGCGATCGACGGCGAGAACGTGACTATGGCGGATACGATCGCTGAGGGCGACTCCGTCATTCACGAAATTGAGGCCTCCGGTCTATCCGGACTCCTCGACTCGACTGGAGAAGACGATCTTGTTGACGCTCTCGGTGCCCTGACCATCAACGACAAGGGTATTGATGAGGATGCGTCTCTCAACGTTCGTGTCCGTCAGACCGAAGGAACCACCGCGGCAAACGAACCGCGGACGGTTCTCGATGTCCTTGATGCTAATACGGAAGTGATTGAAGATGAGGACAACGATGTCCTGTACCTCATCTACGATCTCGACCAGACGGATGCTGAGGATGGCGACGAGTACGACGCACGCTTCCGCGTGCAGGACGAACGTCTCCTTGACCCCGATGAGGACGACCTTGAAGAGCTCACCACCTCCGAAGTGCGTAGTCAGTACTACCAGGCTGTCTTCGCGTCCTTCGGCGTCGAAGAACGTGAGTTCGAATTCGACCAGGATCCGTACAACGTGACGGCTGACGAGGGTCAGCTGATCGAGGGCACGTCCAACGTTGCCCCCGGTACGGAAGTGAACATCCGCGTGCGCTCGGCCAGCGGCACGTCCCCGTCGTTCATCAAGACGAACGAGGACGTCCGCGTTAACTCCGACGCCACCTGGGCAACTGAATTCGACTTCAGCGACCAGGACGTCGGCGACGAGTACACGATCACTGTCCGCCAGAGCGGACTGGCCACCAACCCCTCGGTTGATGGCACGGTCGTCGAAGAAGACGTCGACCCGGCCTTCTTCGAGGTGTCTGACCTCGACGCCCCAGCCGAGATCGACGTCGGTGACGAGGTGACCGTCTCCGCGACGATCACCAACACTGGCGAAGAGGAAGCGACCCAGGAAGTCGAATGGCAGCTCGAAGGTGACGTCGTCGCCAGCGAAGAGGTAACCCTCGACGCTGACGAGGACACCACCGTCGAGTTCTCCGCGACGCCTGACCTCGACGCCGGTGACTACGACCACGGTGTCTACACCGACGACGACAGCCAGACGGCAACGCTGACTGTCGTCGACGACGAACCGACGCCGACTCCGACCGAGGAGCCGACGCCGACTCCGACCGAGGAGCCGGATGACCCGACGCCGACTCCGACCGAGGAGCCGACGCCGACTGAGGAAGAGGAGACGCCCGGCTTCGGTGCCATCGCGGCACTGATCGCGCTCATCGCGGCCGGCCTGCTGGCGTACCGTCGCCGGTAA
- a CDS encoding ArsR family transcriptional regulator, whose protein sequence is MTPTNANAGEDGPAGGFDSWAALQKATDETRASLIADVVGHPKGAPSVPELDYMNPSLEADAIRRHLGILQDVGVLEDLVVEPGNRIRGYPYKFYRLTDEARELFDRNDLFPEAAWRRQYDRVQRTGEIRELEEMPRPD, encoded by the coding sequence GTGACTCCGACGAACGCGAACGCCGGCGAAGACGGTCCTGCCGGCGGGTTCGACTCGTGGGCCGCGCTCCAGAAGGCCACCGACGAGACGCGAGCGAGCCTGATCGCCGACGTCGTCGGCCACCCGAAGGGTGCCCCCAGTGTGCCGGAACTCGACTACATGAATCCGAGCCTCGAGGCGGACGCCATCCGTCGCCACCTCGGCATCCTGCAGGACGTGGGCGTCCTCGAGGACCTCGTCGTCGAGCCCGGCAACCGCATCCGGGGCTACCCGTACAAGTTCTACCGGCTGACCGACGAGGCCCGGGAGCTGTTCGACCGGAACGACCTGTTCCCCGAGGCGGCGTGGCGACGCCAGTACGACCGGGTGCAACGCACGGGGGAGATCCGGGAACTGGAGGAAATGCCCCGGCCGGACTGA
- a CDS encoding VOC family protein gives MDAERTDTASDEVQIDHVTIAGSDLDRLEAAFESVGIDPDYGGSHDEMPTHMSIVGFDDTTYIELIAKDEVGTAPLWNDAIESNAGPCAWAARSSDIARDASRLDAAGVPVDGPDDYSRERPDGQLCRWKLAFLGAGEPGSVLPFLIEDETPLERRVQPTPSAAAAGVVGIDSVVIAVADLETSVSTFRTAFEGADPTSRSVSSGPFAGSVASFPDLPVHLVEPTAGGPLSERLDTIGDSPCAFVLEASSLETVREHVGELERQPLGAESISVIDPDAIGGLEYLCVSASES, from the coding sequence ATGGACGCAGAGAGGACGGACACAGCCAGCGACGAGGTGCAGATCGACCACGTGACGATCGCCGGCTCGGATCTCGATCGACTCGAGGCAGCCTTCGAGAGCGTCGGCATCGACCCGGACTACGGCGGCTCCCACGACGAGATGCCGACACACATGTCCATCGTCGGGTTCGACGACACCACCTACATCGAACTCATCGCGAAAGACGAGGTCGGAACCGCGCCCCTCTGGAACGACGCGATAGAGTCGAACGCGGGCCCGTGTGCGTGGGCCGCCCGGTCGTCGGACATCGCCCGGGACGCCTCGCGGCTCGACGCGGCTGGAGTGCCGGTCGACGGGCCGGACGACTACAGCCGCGAGCGTCCCGACGGGCAGCTCTGCCGGTGGAAACTCGCGTTTCTCGGCGCGGGGGAGCCCGGCTCGGTGTTGCCGTTCCTGATCGAGGACGAGACACCACTCGAACGGCGGGTGCAGCCGACACCCTCCGCCGCGGCAGCCGGGGTCGTCGGAATCGACAGCGTGGTGATCGCCGTCGCGGATCTCGAGACGTCGGTGTCGACGTTCCGGACGGCGTTCGAGGGGGCCGACCCCACCTCCCGGTCCGTTTCGTCGGGTCCGTTCGCGGGTTCCGTCGCGTCCTTCCCGGATCTCCCGGTCCATCTCGTGGAGCCGACCGCCGGCGGGCCACTCTCGGAGCGTCTCGACACCATCGGGGACAGCCCGTGTGCGTTCGTGCTCGAAGCCTCGTCGCTCGAGACGGTGCGCGAACACGTGGGCGAGCTGGAGCGACAGCCCCTGGGGGCGGAATCGATCTCGGTGATCGATCCGGACGCGATCGGCGGGCTGGAATATCTCTGTGTGAGTGCATCCGAATCCTAG
- a CDS encoding PIN domain-containing protein: MYLDLDVILAELKEDDWLASEVDLEAMDPPRTSVATGIELQYVMEDEWPRDRVVCAHQEIANRGIEMMPLGTDAVDAAAELRSQYDSLNVFDGIHLGTAQTLGEPIVSTDTLYPRIPEVESLDPRDLD, translated from the coding sequence GTGTATCTTGATCTGGACGTCATTCTCGCTGAACTGAAGGAGGACGACTGGCTCGCAAGCGAAGTCGATCTGGAGGCGATGGACCCCCCGAGGACATCCGTCGCCACAGGCATCGAACTCCAGTACGTGATGGAAGACGAATGGCCGCGCGACCGGGTCGTGTGCGCTCACCAGGAGATCGCCAACCGGGGGATTGAGATGATGCCACTCGGTACAGATGCGGTAGACGCCGCGGCAGAACTACGGTCGCAGTACGACTCGTTGAACGTCTTTGACGGTATCCACCTCGGAACCGCCCAGACACTTGGTGAGCCTATCGTCTCCACGGACACGCTCTATCCGAGAATCCCCGAAGTGGAGAGCCTCGACCCGAGAGACCTCGACTAA
- a CDS encoding ribbon-helix-helix domain-containing protein yields MSSERKSVPVSLPSELVNRLDALVEDGVFGSRSEALRYGARLVVREERLERIHEQTAERAHEAVKERLERKRVS; encoded by the coding sequence ATGAGTAGCGAGAGAAAATCTGTGCCAGTGTCGCTTCCATCGGAGCTGGTGAATCGCCTCGACGCTCTCGTCGAGGACGGCGTCTTCGGCTCCCGGTCCGAAGCGCTGCGGTACGGTGCTCGGCTGGTTGTTCGAGAGGAACGCCTGGAGCGCATCCACGAACAGACTGCAGAGCGCGCCCACGAAGCTGTCAAAGAGCGTCTGGAACGCAAACGTGTATCTTGA
- a CDS encoding DUF5795 family protein, which produces MSNRVVEGRMVNAGRLAELIEGERPMEAEAIEDADRECPDCGGNVLQVGYMPSITEFVVGYKCQDCAWSDDDRE; this is translated from the coding sequence ATGAGCAATCGGGTCGTCGAAGGACGGATGGTGAACGCCGGCCGACTGGCGGAGTTGATCGAGGGCGAGCGACCGATGGAGGCGGAAGCGATCGAGGACGCCGACAGGGAGTGTCCCGACTGCGGGGGGAACGTCCTGCAGGTCGGATACATGCCCAGCATCACGGAGTTCGTGGTCGGTTACAAGTGTCAGGACTGCGCGTGGAGCGACGACGATCGGGAGTGA
- a CDS encoding DUF5794 domain-containing protein — MSVSQHPIALRIERRVGGATRLLATVMALPLIDGIFPALVIAGALATPFGVLETGLLIFGGSATMAVILAEMDGTPREQAVSILLIGAVLIPVAAAQAALAVTFDSLLNLEIFTRFAGLVILAIAAKTASSKLDEYLPNAGVIIALGLVASIDLNGAALQLTNDVGVVLRGAAAAGVGVGFALAVALLGPHLRGRVDLDRFRFGSAIALGVLALPILGVLDTDAPIALATLCVAALLAYDPESTPTPTLRSDDDGDDPDAGIVSGTTADRGTAGSLGATARSVTASSLGLGSDATPADREIAARGAVAEGHPGVNSRPGGHAPGPVSNGGIVHATGEDEGGDGEAGDTASADREETEIDADEREADGDGQADGDGQADGEEDDDYTAVPGEDDSRAPWM, encoded by the coding sequence ATGAGCGTCTCACAACATCCGATCGCACTACGGATCGAACGGCGCGTGGGCGGGGCAACCCGGCTGCTCGCCACCGTCATGGCGCTGCCGCTGATCGACGGGATCTTCCCCGCGCTGGTGATCGCCGGCGCGCTCGCGACGCCGTTTGGCGTCCTCGAGACGGGACTGCTCATCTTCGGTGGCTCCGCCACGATGGCGGTCATCCTGGCGGAGATGGACGGCACGCCCAGAGAGCAGGCCGTCTCCATTCTCCTCATCGGGGCGGTGTTGATCCCCGTCGCGGCCGCGCAGGCAGCGCTTGCGGTCACCTTCGACAGCCTGCTGAACCTCGAAATCTTCACCCGCTTTGCGGGGCTCGTGATCCTGGCCATCGCCGCCAAGACAGCGAGTTCGAAGCTCGACGAGTACCTCCCGAACGCGGGCGTGATCATCGCGCTGGGGCTGGTCGCGAGCATCGACCTCAACGGAGCGGCACTGCAGCTCACGAACGACGTCGGCGTCGTGCTTCGGGGCGCCGCGGCGGCGGGCGTCGGCGTCGGGTTCGCGCTCGCGGTCGCCCTGCTCGGCCCGCACCTCCGCGGGCGGGTCGACCTCGACCGGTTCCGGTTCGGCTCGGCGATCGCGCTCGGCGTGCTCGCGTTGCCGATCCTGGGCGTGCTCGATACGGACGCGCCGATCGCGCTGGCGACGCTGTGTGTCGCCGCCCTGCTGGCGTACGACCCCGAATCGACGCCGACTCCGACGCTCCGTTCGGACGACGACGGCGACGACCCGGACGCCGGTATCGTCTCGGGGACGACCGCCGATCGCGGAACCGCCGGATCGCTCGGCGCGACGGCGCGGTCGGTCACCGCCTCGTCTTTGGGGCTCGGCTCCGATGCGACCCCGGCGGACCGGGAGATCGCCGCCCGCGGCGCGGTCGCCGAGGGACATCCCGGCGTGAACAGTCGACCCGGCGGCCACGCCCCCGGCCCGGTTTCCAACGGCGGGATCGTCCACGCTACGGGCGAGGACGAGGGTGGCGACGGCGAGGCTGGCGACACCGCGTCCGCCGACCGGGAGGAAACGGAGATCGATGCAGACGAGAGGGAGGCCGACGGTGACGGGCAGGCCGACGGTGACGGGCAGGCCGACGGCGAGGAGGACGACGATTACACGGCCGTCCCCGGCGAGGACGACTCGCGCGCGCCCTGGATGTGA
- a CDS encoding universal stress protein: MYDRILYPTDGSEGAQAALEHAIDHALQYDASLHVLYVVEETLPAMEAGAPDVLEALEGHGQEVIEEARERAVDAGVGSVQASVAAGSPYRRILKYVEESEIDLIVMGTHGRRGIDRYLLGSVAEKVVRTADCPVLTVRAENEKQE, from the coding sequence ATGTACGATCGAATCCTGTATCCGACGGACGGAAGCGAAGGTGCGCAAGCGGCGCTCGAACACGCGATCGACCACGCGCTCCAGTACGACGCGTCGCTGCACGTCCTGTACGTCGTCGAGGAGACGCTCCCGGCGATGGAGGCGGGCGCGCCCGACGTGCTGGAGGCGCTCGAGGGACACGGACAGGAGGTCATCGAGGAGGCTCGAGAACGAGCGGTCGACGCCGGCGTCGGCTCGGTTCAGGCGTCAGTCGCCGCCGGCTCGCCGTATCGACGGATTCTCAAATACGTCGAGGAGTCGGAGATCGACCTGATCGTGATGGGTACCCACGGACGTCGGGGAATCGACCGGTATCTGCTGGGCAGTGTCGCCGAGAAGGTCGTCCGGACTGCCGATTGTCCGGTGCTCACGGTTCGGGCCGAAAACGAAAAACAGGAGTAG